The DNA window CTTGTTCCGTAAAATGCCAAAAACCTAATTCATTATTACGGTAGCTTTGCAACGCGCTTGCTGTGACACTATTTTTTTCAGAAGAAAATGCACAAAAGCCTTTTCCTGGTTTTCCATTGTACGCGTGGTGTAATTGTTCAATGAAAACATTCACTTTTTCATTGACTTTCATTTCATCATTGCGAAGATGGATTTGAGTTTCTTCGTCTTGTTTGTCGACATAATGAACGACTAACTTATTAACCTCGATGCTCATGTTTGTTTTTCACGCCTCTGGTGTTAAAATCTGAGATTATTATCATTTAGTTACAGAACAATCGATGCCTATTTTATCTAAATACAGTAATGAACAAGTAGAAAAAATCACAGACCAGCTTTTAAAGGTCCTATCTGACGACAAGGCAACGGTTGATTTAAGCCTAATGTGCTTAGGAAATTCTATTACGCACATCATAAACCAACATGTACCAGCAAACAAACGTGAAGCGGTAGCAGAAAACTTCGCAAAAGCACTAATTCAATCTGTTAAGTAATTATGAACTTAAACCCACAGAGTCCTTTTGCGTCCAAAGCTAGCCAACTTCTTAGTTGGGGCCATTGGTTCACTTTTGCAAATATTGCATTGGTGTTGTTAATTAGCCTTGGTTATCTGTGGGCAGATAGTGCCCCTACAACGTGGCTTGGCCGATTCTATATGGTTGTAACTTGGTTAAGCCATACAAGTTTTATTACGTTTCTCGCTTTTGTGTTAACCGTTTTCCCGTTAAGTCTGGTTTTTCCTTATCCTCGCCATATTCGAGGAATGGCAGCTATTATAGCGACTCTTGGGCTGAGCTGGCTTTGTCTTGATGCGTTTGTTTACTATCAACTTGGCTACCACATCAATTTCAGTTCATTAAGTGAAATATTATCTGTTTTTGTACAAACACTTAGTGCAAGACCCATTCTTGTCAGCGCCATTGCAACCTTAATCATAGGTGCGTTTTTCGCGTTTGAATTGGTGATTAGTAATTTTGCTTGGAAACATTTGGCTGAATTGAAGCAACTTAAATTTCCAAGTTATGCGGCTGTGTGTATCGTGTCATGTTTCGCTGCAAGTCACAGCATCCATATATGGGCCGATGCGAATTCTTATTTCGACATCACTAAGCAAGATAATGTGTTGCCGATGTCTTACCCTACTACGGCCAAGAGCCTATTGGCGAAACACAATTTAATTGACATTGATCAGTATAAAAAATCAACGCAAATTGATCTCGACTCTAAGAATATTGAATTCGTAGCACCAGAATTAACCGAGTCATGTAGTATCGTTAATAAGCCAACAACCCATATTTTGGTTTTCGCCA is part of the Pseudoalteromonas xiamenensis genome and encodes:
- a CDS encoding DUF1414 domain-containing protein, coding for MPILSKYSNEQVEKITDQLLKVLSDDKATVDLSLMCLGNSITHIINQHVPANKREAVAENFAKALIQSVK
- a CDS encoding DUF3413 domain-containing protein, whose translation is MNLNPQSPFASKASQLLSWGHWFTFANIALVLLISLGYLWADSAPTTWLGRFYMVVTWLSHTSFITFLAFVLTVFPLSLVFPYPRHIRGMAAIIATLGLSWLCLDAFVYYQLGYHINFSSLSEILSVFVQTLSARPILVSAIATLIIGAFFAFELVISNFAWKHLAELKQLKFPSYAAVCIVSCFAASHSIHIWADANSYFDITKQDNVLPMSYPTTAKSLLAKHNLIDIDQYKKSTQIDLDSKNIEFVAPELTESCSIVNKPTTHILVFANNAQLLEYVGSNDKLKPFSTLLHPTSTEDSLFNLIYGLPAIYKRSMIDEERSPAWAKGGLLSVKEFPEFKYIPERQDAKIVMQFVNGNTLNIETTSPVIALSFANNEKSVVATSTFYSNIKAFKKAEGLIQPMDLLATVLSQVIDCEERAVKSTLGHTVTSPESSHGVNHSQGVFIAFKKDRITLIKPDGSYQQMSAAEGFVIEQKLDIPFLIQSIKQLKQFGPSASQ